A single region of the Streptomyces virginiae genome encodes:
- a CDS encoding SixA phosphatase family protein, with product MSADTPRRIALLRHAKADWPEVSDHDRPLAERGRKDAPAVGLKLAETGIVFDLALCSTAARTRETWKLAVQEMPHRPKTHYEERLYDASLGELIALLNETSDEVSDLLVIGHNPGMHALADALSGRAEGETLTRMTRTGFPTAALAVVSFTGSWKSVEHGVGTLLDYWTPKGL from the coding sequence ATGAGCGCCGACACACCCCGCAGGATCGCCCTCCTCCGGCACGCCAAGGCCGATTGGCCCGAGGTGTCCGACCACGATCGCCCGCTCGCGGAACGAGGCCGCAAGGACGCGCCGGCCGTCGGTCTGAAGCTCGCCGAAACCGGCATCGTCTTCGACCTGGCCCTGTGCTCCACCGCCGCCCGCACCCGCGAGACCTGGAAGCTCGCCGTCCAGGAGATGCCGCACCGGCCGAAGACCCACTACGAGGAGAGGCTCTACGACGCCTCGCTGGGCGAGCTCATCGCCCTGCTCAACGAGACCTCGGACGAGGTCTCCGACCTCCTCGTCATCGGGCACAACCCCGGCATGCACGCCCTCGCCGACGCCCTCTCGGGGCGCGCGGAGGGAGAAACCCTGACGCGTATGACCCGTACGGGTTTCCCGACCGCGGCCCTCGCGGTGGTCTCCTTCACCGGATCGTGGAAGTCCGTGGAGCACGGAGTGGGCACACTGCTCGACTACTGGACCCCCAAGGGCCTCTGA
- a CDS encoding FadR/GntR family transcriptional regulator, whose amino-acid sequence MPLTSPRRSALVDQVIAQLRNQITSGEWPVGARIPTEPELVELLGVARNTVREAVRALAHNGLLDIRQGSGTYVIATSELAGVMHRRFAGAEPRHIAELRSTLESSAARLAAERRTERDLVQLDALLARREEAWASGDAEVFVAADVSLHMAVVTASHNDVLIELYADLGDLVADWLRADVGTELHPSAHLDHARLIEAIRRGDGDAAASEAAGYPFACLGKNGKNGEPVETGEPAADAPLTGAGG is encoded by the coding sequence ATGCCGCTGACCTCGCCCCGGCGCTCCGCACTCGTCGATCAGGTGATCGCCCAGCTGCGGAACCAGATCACTTCCGGCGAGTGGCCGGTCGGCGCCCGCATCCCGACCGAGCCGGAGCTCGTCGAGCTGCTCGGGGTCGCCCGCAACACGGTGCGCGAGGCCGTTCGGGCACTGGCGCACAACGGGCTGCTCGACATCCGGCAGGGCTCGGGGACGTACGTCATCGCCACCAGCGAGCTGGCCGGCGTGATGCACCGCCGCTTCGCCGGGGCCGAGCCCCGGCACATCGCCGAGCTGCGGTCGACGCTGGAGTCCTCGGCCGCCCGGCTGGCGGCGGAGCGGCGCACCGAGCGGGACCTCGTACAGCTGGACGCCCTGCTGGCGCGCCGCGAGGAGGCCTGGGCGAGCGGGGACGCGGAGGTGTTCGTGGCGGCGGACGTCAGTCTGCACATGGCGGTGGTGACCGCCTCGCACAACGACGTGCTGATCGAGCTGTACGCGGACCTCGGCGACCTGGTGGCCGACTGGCTGCGGGCGGACGTGGGGACCGAGCTGCACCCTTCCGCCCATCTGGACCACGCTCGGCTGATCGAGGCGATCCGACGGGGCGACGGGGACGCGGCGGCCTCGGAGGCCGCGGGCTACCCCTTCGCCTGCCTCGGCAAGAACGGCAAGAACGGCGAACCCGTGGAGACCGGGGAGCCCGCGGCGGACGCCCCACTCACGGGCGCCGGTGGCTGA
- a CDS encoding transglycosylase SLT domain-containing protein, whose amino-acid sequence MSASRTPGHSRLTKAHKLSIAGVATLSAAAVAFSLAPADAAEAQTINAAPVAWTQAVNGAQTKTLQGHLSAQQVISQANAKAAAKIKADADAKAKAEAAAKKAREQKAAASRSAARTPVFANNLDGWIKEALFIMKKEGIPGTYAGIHKNVMRESSGNPMAINNWDINAQNGIPSKGLLQVIYPTFKAYHVKGTKFDQYDPVANIVAACNYAADRYGSMDNVNSAY is encoded by the coding sequence ATGTCTGCTTCCCGCACCCCCGGTCACAGTCGTCTGACGAAGGCACACAAGCTGTCCATCGCCGGTGTCGCCACGCTGAGCGCCGCCGCCGTCGCCTTCTCCCTCGCACCGGCCGACGCCGCCGAGGCGCAGACGATCAACGCTGCCCCCGTCGCCTGGACCCAGGCCGTCAACGGCGCGCAGACGAAGACGCTGCAGGGCCACCTCTCCGCACAGCAGGTCATCTCCCAGGCGAACGCCAAGGCCGCGGCCAAGATCAAGGCCGACGCCGACGCCAAGGCCAAGGCCGAGGCCGCCGCGAAGAAGGCCCGCGAGCAGAAGGCTGCCGCCAGCCGCTCCGCCGCCCGCACCCCGGTCTTCGCGAACAACCTCGACGGTTGGATCAAGGAAGCCCTCTTCATCATGAAGAAGGAGGGCATTCCGGGCACCTACGCCGGGATCCACAAGAACGTCATGCGCGAGTCCAGCGGTAACCCGATGGCGATCAACAACTGGGACATCAACGCCCAGAACGGCATCCCCAGCAAGGGTCTGCTCCAGGTCATCTACCCGACCTTCAAGGCGTACCACGTCAAGGGCACCAAGTTCGACCAGTACGACCCGGTCGCCAACATCGTCGCCGCCTGCAACTACGCGGCCGACCGCTACGGCTCCATGGACAACGTCAACAGCGCCTACTAG
- a CDS encoding SGM_5486 family transporter-associated protein: protein MSPVLEPNPQNGRKKLGLVLGAFLAVTVIISVIATIASP from the coding sequence ATGTCGCCCGTACTTGAACCGAACCCGCAGAACGGCCGCAAGAAGCTCGGCCTCGTGCTCGGCGCGTTCCTCGCCGTGACCGTGATCATCTCCGTCATCGCCACGATCGCCTCCCCCTGA
- a CDS encoding FHA domain-containing protein, with product MPELVLELNGRTWTLDPSRSYSLGRDPQGDVVIDDARVSWRHATIAWNGRGWGIEDHGSTNGTYVHGARVQQTELVPGTPVHLGNATDGPRLNLSTVGAAAPQPAVAQQAPAQAYAQPQAPAYQAPQQQPQHQAWEQQQHAQQQPQQPQVNLPHQQGAAAPHLAQGGAPAYGDRSPTTFHQLSLGHVMRIGRALENELVVSDLQVSRHHAEFRSMPGGRFEIHDLGSHNGTYVNGQPLAKSGTALLGPNDIVGVGHSTFRIVGDRLEEFVDTGEVSFSARHLTVTVDGGKQILKDVTFGVPEKSLIGVIGPSGSGKSTLLKALTGYRPADQGDVLYDNRNLYKQFAELRQRIGLVPQDDILHKELRVRTALKYAAKLRFPGDTAESERAARIDEVLRELKLDIHKDKKITALSGGQRKRVSVALELLTKPSLIFLDEPTSGLDPGMDRDVMQLLRGLADDGRTVLVVTHSVAELAICDKLLVMAPGGSVAYFGPPDEALNFFGYTTWADVFSAFENYRDYDWAGRWKGSQHYQLYAADIDAVAPQSVAMPPAQHMRPTKPQGWGSQLWTLMRRYTSVIASDVGFLALMVLLPAVLGVVSTVIPAKFGLAPPVAPARFNGDAGTIMLILAVGMCFSGAANSVRELIKERVIYERERATGLYRSAYLMSKVIVLGVITAIQGVIICAIGFFPRDLPAEGLLMPPAVEICLSVIALGFTSMMFGLVISSLVKTAEKTMPLLVMFAIVQVVFTGILFQVYDSPGLEQFAWLMPSRWAIAAAGTTLNLGKLMPPWDAENPTNTDPLWDATVGQWSLNITILLLIGVACGFAVQRLLRRHEPEVMRAGK from the coding sequence GTGCCGGAACTCGTACTGGAATTGAATGGAAGGACCTGGACGCTCGATCCGTCCAGGTCGTACTCGCTGGGGCGTGATCCCCAGGGAGACGTGGTGATCGACGATGCCAGGGTGTCGTGGCGGCATGCCACCATCGCCTGGAACGGCCGGGGTTGGGGCATCGAGGACCACGGCAGCACCAACGGCACCTACGTGCACGGGGCCAGGGTCCAGCAGACCGAGCTCGTGCCCGGCACGCCGGTCCACCTGGGCAACGCGACGGACGGCCCGCGGCTGAATCTGAGCACCGTCGGCGCCGCGGCGCCGCAGCCGGCCGTGGCACAGCAGGCCCCGGCCCAGGCGTACGCCCAGCCGCAGGCACCGGCCTACCAGGCCCCGCAGCAGCAGCCCCAGCACCAGGCCTGGGAACAGCAGCAGCACGCGCAGCAGCAGCCTCAGCAGCCGCAGGTCAACCTCCCGCACCAGCAGGGCGCCGCCGCTCCCCACCTGGCGCAGGGCGGGGCCCCGGCCTACGGGGACCGCAGCCCGACGACGTTCCACCAGCTCTCGCTGGGCCACGTCATGCGGATCGGCCGTGCGCTGGAGAACGAGCTGGTGGTCTCCGACCTCCAGGTCTCCCGCCACCACGCCGAGTTCCGCTCGATGCCCGGCGGCCGCTTCGAGATCCACGACCTCGGCAGCCACAACGGCACCTACGTCAACGGTCAGCCGCTGGCGAAGTCCGGCACCGCGCTGCTCGGCCCGAACGACATCGTCGGCGTCGGTCACTCGACGTTCCGGATCGTCGGCGACCGCCTCGAGGAGTTCGTCGACACCGGCGAGGTCTCCTTCTCGGCCCGCCACCTCACGGTCACGGTCGACGGCGGCAAGCAGATCCTCAAGGACGTCACCTTCGGCGTCCCGGAGAAGTCGCTGATCGGCGTCATCGGACCCTCGGGCTCCGGCAAGTCCACCCTGCTCAAGGCGCTGACCGGCTACCGGCCCGCCGACCAGGGCGACGTCCTCTACGACAACCGCAACCTGTACAAGCAGTTCGCGGAGCTCCGCCAGCGCATCGGCCTGGTCCCGCAGGACGACATCCTGCACAAGGAGCTGCGCGTCCGCACGGCCCTGAAGTACGCGGCCAAGCTGCGCTTCCCCGGCGACACCGCCGAGTCCGAGCGCGCCGCCCGTATCGACGAGGTGCTGCGCGAGCTCAAGCTCGACATCCACAAGGACAAGAAGATCACCGCGCTCTCGGGTGGTCAGCGCAAGCGCGTGTCCGTCGCCCTGGAGCTGCTGACCAAGCCGTCGCTGATCTTCCTGGACGAGCCGACCTCGGGCCTCGACCCGGGCATGGACCGCGACGTCATGCAGCTGCTGCGCGGCCTCGCCGACGACGGCCGCACGGTCCTCGTCGTCACCCACTCGGTCGCCGAGCTGGCGATCTGCGACAAGCTGCTGGTCATGGCCCCGGGCGGGTCGGTCGCGTACTTCGGTCCGCCGGACGAGGCGCTGAACTTCTTCGGCTACACCACGTGGGCGGACGTCTTCTCGGCCTTCGAGAACTACCGCGACTACGACTGGGCCGGCCGCTGGAAGGGCTCCCAGCACTACCAGCTCTACGCCGCCGACATCGACGCGGTCGCCCCGCAGTCCGTGGCGATGCCTCCGGCCCAGCACATGCGCCCGACCAAGCCGCAGGGCTGGGGCTCGCAGCTGTGGACGCTGATGCGCCGCTACACCTCGGTGATCGCGTCGGACGTGGGCTTCCTGGCCCTGATGGTGCTCCTGCCCGCCGTCCTCGGCGTGGTCTCCACGGTGATCCCCGCGAAGTTCGGCCTCGCGCCGCCGGTCGCGCCGGCCCGTTTCAACGGTGACGCCGGCACGATCATGCTGATCCTCGCGGTCGGCATGTGCTTCTCCGGCGCCGCCAACTCGGTCCGTGAGTTGATCAAGGAACGGGTCATCTACGAGCGAGAACGCGCGACGGGTCTGTACCGGTCCGCGTACCTGATGTCGAAGGTGATCGTCCTCGGCGTCATCACGGCCATCCAGGGCGTGATCATCTGCGCGATCGGCTTCTTCCCGCGCGACCTGCCCGCCGAGGGTCTGCTCATGCCGCCGGCCGTCGAGATCTGCCTGTCGGTCATCGCGCTCGGCTTCACGTCGATGATGTTCGGCCTGGTGATCTCCTCGCTGGTGAAGACCGCCGAGAAGACCATGCCGCTGCTGGTCATGTTCGCGATCGTCCAGGTCGTCTTCACCGGCATCCTCTTCCAGGTCTACGACTCCCCGGGCCTGGAGCAGTTCGCCTGGCTGATGCCGTCCCGCTGGGCCATCGCCGCCGCCGGCACCACGCTGAACCTCGGCAAGCTCATGCCGCCGTGGGACGCGGAGAACCCGACCAACACCGACCCGCTCTGGGACGCCACGGTCGGGCAGTGGAGCCTGAACATCACCATCCTGCTGCTCATCGGGGTCGCCTGCGGCTTCGCGGTGCAGCGCCTGCTGCGCCGCCACGAGCCCGAGGTCATGCGCGCGGGCAAGTAG
- the serB gene encoding phosphoserine phosphatase SerB, with the protein MSASQTSDVPTLLVKIFGKDRPGITAGLFDTLAAYSVDVVDIEQVVTRGRIVLCALVTKPTGGAEGDLRATVHSWAESLKMQAEILSGTGDNRPRGSGRSHVTVLGHPLTAESTAAIASRITETGGNIDRIFRLAKYPVTAVEFAVSGVETEPLRTALATASAHIGVDVAVVSAGLHRRAQRLVVMDVDSTLIQDEVIELFAAHAGCEAEVAEVTERAMRGELDFEQSLHARVALLAGLDASVVDKVRAEVQLTPGARTLIRTLKRLGYQVGVVSGGFTQVTDDLRERLGLDFASANTLEIVDGKLTGKVTGEIVDRAGKARLLRRFAAEADVPLSQTVAIGDGANDLDMLNAAGLGVAFNAKPVVREAAHTAVNVPFLDAVLYLLGITREEIEAADLA; encoded by the coding sequence ATGAGCGCATCGCAGACCTCCGACGTCCCCACCCTCCTCGTCAAGATCTTCGGCAAGGACCGTCCCGGGATCACCGCCGGGCTGTTCGACACCCTCGCCGCCTACTCCGTCGACGTCGTCGACATCGAGCAGGTCGTCACCCGTGGCCGCATCGTCCTGTGCGCCCTCGTCACCAAGCCCACCGGCGGAGCCGAGGGCGACCTGCGGGCCACCGTCCACAGCTGGGCCGAATCCCTCAAGATGCAGGCCGAGATCCTCTCCGGTACCGGTGACAACAGGCCGCGCGGCAGCGGCCGCTCGCACGTCACCGTGCTCGGGCACCCGCTCACCGCCGAGTCCACGGCCGCCATCGCGTCCCGGATCACCGAGACCGGCGGCAACATCGACCGTATCTTCCGCCTCGCCAAGTATCCGGTGACGGCGGTGGAGTTCGCCGTCTCCGGTGTCGAGACCGAGCCGCTGCGCACCGCGCTGGCCACCGCCTCCGCGCACATCGGCGTGGACGTGGCCGTGGTCTCGGCCGGATTGCACCGCCGGGCGCAGCGCCTGGTCGTCATGGACGTGGACTCGACCCTCATCCAGGACGAGGTCATCGAGCTGTTCGCCGCGCACGCCGGGTGCGAGGCAGAGGTCGCCGAGGTCACCGAGCGGGCCATGCGCGGTGAGCTGGACTTCGAGCAGTCGCTGCACGCCCGGGTGGCGCTGCTCGCGGGCCTGGACGCGTCGGTCGTGGACAAGGTCCGCGCCGAGGTGCAGCTGACCCCGGGCGCGCGGACCCTGATCCGTACGCTCAAGCGGCTCGGCTATCAGGTGGGTGTGGTCTCGGGCGGCTTCACGCAGGTGACGGACGATCTGCGGGAGCGGCTGGGTCTGGACTTCGCCTCCGCCAACACCCTGGAGATCGTCGACGGGAAGCTGACGGGCAAGGTCACCGGCGAGATCGTGGACCGGGCGGGCAAGGCCCGGCTGCTGCGACGTTTCGCCGCGGAGGCCGACGTACCGCTGTCGCAGACGGTGGCGATCGGCGACGGCGCCAACGACCTGGACATGCTGAACGCGGCCGGGCTGGGCGTGGCCTTCAACGCCAAGCCGGTGGTCCGCGAGGCCGCGCACACGGCGGTGAACGTGCCCTTCCTCGACGCGGTGCTGTACCTGCTCGGGATCACCCGCGAGGAGATCGAGGCCGCCGACCTGGCCTGA
- a CDS encoding streptophobe family protein, with the protein MRRIRWGDVLLSSVAAVGWSLIVMAAVAGLGLHLLGVDAAGAGAAEGSLGAMTAAAVVLAIGGTVTPSGDVSVLGVIGTGAETSLDVMPLGVSLAGALVLAPLFLRSLRAGAGHGETAARVVVLAVLFVATAGGLAWVGHDVVTLDGTPPLPRTPAKVEIPGIGDIGGLLPDRVGDLIGTRTRVGFSVELGPTLLGAGLWVLAVLALALLVSRRGPAAAARLRPVVSAVVAMPLVAVAAGWAAAVWAAAADDHPRRVLGGALLGAPNGSWLGVLLGLGVPVRGRVTGAPARLLPDPLDDLVAVPGRDPVTVARLAEYDGRVWLLVAGAALLLLHAGVAAAVRTPGRGVLGCAARLSAGTGVALAVLVWLTGFSAGASLAVPVPVPGVEAVDAGVELRGDVAYALLLGTLWGAVAGAAGALLTRRRRAALSGRGGAPGPAPGWPDPQAPTAAYPGAGPYGGPGPYGGPGPYGGPARGPWPGSGGEVDGSWDVTVTGVPPWSPRPSRPPRPPRREPFTPPPPPGAPPPPKPPAPPR; encoded by the coding sequence ATGCGCCGCATCCGTTGGGGGGACGTGCTGCTGTCCTCCGTCGCCGCCGTGGGCTGGTCCCTGATCGTGATGGCCGCGGTGGCCGGACTCGGGCTGCACCTGCTGGGCGTCGACGCCGCGGGCGCCGGTGCCGCGGAGGGTTCGCTCGGTGCGATGACGGCCGCCGCGGTGGTCCTCGCGATCGGTGGAACCGTGACCCCCTCCGGTGACGTCTCGGTCCTCGGAGTCATCGGGACGGGCGCCGAAACCTCCCTGGACGTGATGCCTTTGGGGGTGTCGCTGGCCGGAGCGCTGGTCCTGGCCCCGCTGTTCCTTCGTTCGCTGCGGGCCGGCGCGGGCCACGGCGAGACGGCGGCCCGGGTGGTGGTCCTCGCGGTGCTGTTCGTCGCGACGGCGGGCGGACTGGCGTGGGTCGGGCACGACGTGGTCACGCTCGACGGGACGCCGCCGCTGCCACGGACGCCCGCGAAGGTCGAGATCCCGGGGATCGGCGACATCGGCGGGCTGCTCCCGGACCGCGTCGGGGACCTGATCGGGACCCGGACCCGGGTGGGGTTCTCGGTGGAGCTCGGGCCGACCCTGCTGGGCGCGGGGCTCTGGGTGCTCGCCGTACTGGCGCTCGCGCTGCTGGTCTCGCGGCGCGGGCCGGCCGCGGCGGCCCGATTGCGTCCGGTGGTCTCGGCGGTGGTGGCGATGCCACTGGTCGCGGTGGCGGCGGGCTGGGCCGCGGCGGTGTGGGCGGCGGCGGCCGACGACCATCCCCGTCGGGTGCTGGGCGGGGCGCTGCTGGGGGCGCCGAACGGGAGCTGGCTGGGGGTGCTGCTGGGACTGGGCGTGCCGGTACGCGGCCGGGTCACGGGGGCTCCGGCCCGGCTGCTGCCCGATCCGCTGGACGATCTGGTGGCGGTCCCGGGGCGGGATCCGGTGACGGTGGCCCGCCTGGCGGAGTACGACGGGCGGGTCTGGCTGCTGGTCGCGGGGGCGGCCCTGCTGCTGCTCCACGCGGGCGTGGCGGCGGCCGTACGGACACCGGGGCGCGGGGTCCTGGGGTGCGCGGCGCGGCTGTCGGCCGGCACCGGGGTGGCCTTGGCGGTGCTGGTGTGGCTGACGGGGTTCTCGGCGGGCGCCTCGCTCGCGGTGCCGGTGCCGGTGCCGGGTGTGGAAGCGGTGGACGCGGGGGTGGAGCTGCGGGGGGACGTCGCGTACGCGCTGCTGCTGGGCACGCTCTGGGGAGCGGTGGCCGGCGCGGCGGGTGCGCTGCTGACCCGCCGACGGCGGGCGGCCCTGTCGGGCCGGGGCGGCGCGCCGGGGCCCGCGCCGGGGTGGCCGGATCCCCAGGCGCCGACGGCCGCGTACCCCGGGGCCGGACCGTACGGCGGGCCCGGACCGTACGGCGGGCCCGGACCGTACGGCGGGCCCGCGCGCGGCCCGTGGCCCGGATCGGGCGGGGAGGTGGACGGTTCCTGGGACGTGACCGTGACCGGCGTACCGCCCTGGTCGCCCAGGCCGTCGAGGCCACCGAGGCCGCCACGCCGGGAGCCCTTCACTCCCCCTCCGCCGCCGGGAGCCCCGCCCCCACCGAAACCACCGGCGCCCCCGCGGTGA
- a CDS encoding CynX/NimT family MFS transporter, whose amino-acid sequence MPDEETRTVNRTPVLRTAPDRPLPTPAQATPSRLGPVLVVGIVLAALNLRPAITSLGALFEETRTGLGMSGTVAGMITSVPALCFAVFGVTAPRLSRRFGPAVVVCAGMVAIAAGLLIRPFANGAVGFLAASALSLAGIALTNVLLPVIVKRYFPDRVGTMIGLYSMSLAAGTSLAAAATVPLTDALGGSWRTGLLVWAVLALLAVLPWLPVARASRRADRARATADPAGPVAPGAGPRVVRSRTAWVLACYFGLQATGAYITMGWLPQIFRDAGVSASTAGVLLAVTMVMGVPLAFVIPGLAARMKNQGAIAVTLGVFGLVGYVGLYFAPAAGAWAWALLLGISNCAFPLVITLIGLRAKSPAGVVKLSAFAQSTGYLISIPGPLLIGTLYQHSGGWDLPLALMAGLLLPQIVLGVLAGRDRTIEDECGMGD is encoded by the coding sequence ATGCCCGACGAAGAAACCCGGACCGTGAACCGCACGCCGGTCCTGCGCACCGCCCCCGACCGGCCCCTACCTACCCCCGCCCAGGCCACCCCCAGCCGGCTCGGCCCGGTGCTCGTCGTCGGAATCGTGCTGGCCGCCCTCAACCTGCGGCCCGCCATCACCAGCCTCGGCGCCCTCTTCGAGGAGACCCGCACGGGCCTCGGCATGAGCGGCACGGTCGCCGGAATGATCACCTCCGTCCCCGCCCTCTGCTTCGCCGTCTTCGGCGTCACCGCACCCCGGCTCTCCCGCCGCTTCGGCCCGGCCGTCGTCGTCTGCGCCGGCATGGTCGCGATCGCCGCCGGCCTGCTGATCCGGCCCTTCGCGAACGGCGCCGTCGGCTTCCTCGCCGCCAGCGCCCTGTCCCTGGCGGGCATAGCCCTCACCAACGTGCTGCTCCCGGTGATCGTCAAGCGCTACTTCCCGGACCGGGTCGGCACCATGATCGGCCTGTACTCCATGTCCCTGGCCGCCGGCACCTCCCTCGCCGCCGCCGCGACCGTCCCGCTGACCGACGCCCTCGGCGGCAGCTGGCGCACCGGCCTGCTGGTCTGGGCCGTGCTCGCGCTGCTCGCCGTACTGCCCTGGCTGCCCGTCGCCCGCGCCTCCCGGCGCGCCGACCGGGCCCGGGCCACCGCCGACCCCGCCGGCCCCGTCGCCCCGGGAGCCGGCCCGCGGGTCGTCCGTAGTCGCACCGCCTGGGTCCTGGCCTGCTACTTCGGCCTCCAGGCCACCGGGGCCTACATCACCATGGGCTGGCTCCCGCAGATCTTCCGCGACGCCGGGGTCTCCGCCTCCACCGCCGGAGTGCTCCTGGCCGTCACCATGGTCATGGGCGTCCCGCTGGCCTTCGTCATCCCGGGCCTCGCCGCCCGGATGAAGAACCAGGGCGCCATCGCCGTCACCCTCGGCGTCTTCGGCCTCGTCGGCTACGTCGGGCTCTACTTCGCCCCCGCCGCCGGCGCCTGGGCCTGGGCACTGCTACTCGGCATCTCCAACTGCGCCTTCCCGCTCGTCATCACCCTCATCGGGCTGCGCGCCAAGTCCCCGGCCGGCGTGGTCAAGCTCTCCGCCTTCGCCCAGAGCACCGGCTACCTCATCTCCATCCCCGGCCCCCTCCTCATCGGCACCCTCTACCAGCACAGCGGCGGCTGGGACCTGCCGCTCGCCCTCATGGCCGGACTGCTCCTGCCGCAGATCGTCCTCGGCGTCCTCGCCGGACGGGACCGCACGATCGAGGACGAATGCGGCATGGGAGACTGA